From the genome of bacterium:
CGATCCTAATCCCGCCAAAAAAGCCGTTGGGCGATTATGGTTGTGGGTAGGCATCAGTGTGTGTGTACTCTCATGTATCTGCGGGATAATAGCCTATGTGATTGGTATGTCGGGGAGTTATTATTAGCGATGTCTGTTCTGTATGATCTCTGTGGATTGATATGTCACCAATTGCCAGGTCGCTCGTCGCACTTTGATGGTATTGTCTTCCCCCTCTGTTTTCGGTGTTCAGGCTTGCATTTCGGAGTGGTATCGTCATACCTCTATCTGGCAGTAAGCGGTGGGTGGAAGCGCAGTTTCCCAGATGTTCGAAGTGGGGTTAGCGCTAGCTTGCTGATGGTGCCATTTTTGCTGGATGGCTGGGGCAACACGCTACACCTGTGGGCATCGCCAGGGTGGTTTCGGGCTCTCACAGGTTTAGGTATGGGTATGGTGCTACCGCTGTTACTGGTTCCTCTAATCCATCAGCCGGCACAAATAACGACTTCCGAGCTCAAACCATCACTGTCGCATCCCACTACCCTGATTTGGCCGGCAATACCAGGCCTTATAATGGTATGGTTTATGATGCATCCGATGGTGCTGCTCATATTCCAACTTCTGACCATTACTGTATTAGTGGGAATACTAATATTTGGTATCAATTTCCTCTTAGTGTCGCGTGTTGTATTAACGGAGATATTTTTTTCGTAACCGTTCAGGCTATATATCAAAAGTGTAAGAAAGGGGATAAGGAGATAAGAGTGATATGGAGATAAGATAATAGAAATAGGTAGAAATTGATTGTGGAAAACAACAAATTTCCATAAATTTCTATTAGTTTCTATTAATTTCAATTTTTTTATAATATCTCCCTATCTCCTTAATCTCCACATCTCCTTATTGTTACATCACCTGAACGCTTACGGAAATTATATACCCTATCGCGAAATTGTAAAAACTGGGGGAGGCAAGTCAAATTTACATAATTGTCTGAAAATATAGAAGGTTAAGAGAAATTTAGGTAAAAGTTTTTGACATTAACAACCTCAGCAAGGGAGATAAAATCATGAGTGAAGTATTTAGTGGTTCAGTAGCGACAGTAGCAATCAAATCTGCTTATGCGCTGATTGTAGGCATTGGACAATATAGCGATCCGCGTATTCGAAAGCTTGATTTCACTCATGCCGATGCTCAAGCATTTTGTGACTTATTGTTGAATCCACAGCACGTTGGATTCTTAAAGGAGAATGTCAAACTGCTATTGGACGAGCAGGCGACTTTATTCAATATCAAGAATGCGATTACTGGATGGCTCTATAAATACACCGGTTCCGAATCGACGGTAATTATTTTCTTCGCTGGACATGGCGGTGTAGAAAGTGACAAGGAAGACACTGAAAAAGATGGGATTGCCAAATATCTTCTGCCGTGGGATACGAACCCTGACGATTTATTTGCCTCAGCGCTATCAAACACCGACTTTCACCGGCTATTGAGCACGATTAAGGCTCAGCGATTGATTATTTTCCTGGATGCATGCTACGCGGGTGGCGTGGCTCAGCGAGGATCGCGGGATTTGGGAATCGTAGAAAATCCCTGCGAGCGGTTGGCACAGGGAGAAGGCAGGTTAGTGATTTCAGCGGCTAAACCGAATCAACGTTCCTGGGAAGACCCTACCATTGGCCATGGTATTTTTACCCATCATCTACTGGAGGCGCTAAAGGGCAAAGCAGATATGGACAACGACGGCTATGTGTCAATCTGGGAGGTCTATAAATACCTCGAACGGGAGGTGTCCCAGAGCGCGCGATGTTTGGCCAAAAGTATCCAGGAACCTCTTTTCTGTGGGGACATGGCAAAAGATATCTTTCTGACCGCAGACGCCCAGCGCATAGCCAAACTTGCCTTTCAGCGTTCCGAAGCCGAACGCCGGTGCAGAGAGGAAATACAACTGAAACGACGCAAGCTGTTCGATCTTTATGATCGCGGCGAATTCCCATCAGACGCTTATCAGGAAGCTATGAGCCTTATCGACAAACCTCTCACTGAAATGACTACAAAGGATAGCAAATTAGCGAAGAATCTTGAGGCACTGTTAAAGGACGGACTTTCC
Proteins encoded in this window:
- a CDS encoding caspase family protein, with translation MSEVFSGSVATVAIKSAYALIVGIGQYSDPRIRKLDFTHADAQAFCDLLLNPQHVGFLKENVKLLLDEQATLFNIKNAITGWLYKYTGSESTVIIFFAGHGGVESDKEDTEKDGIAKYLLPWDTNPDDLFASALSNTDFHRLLSTIKAQRLIIFLDACYAGGVAQRGSRDLGIVENPCERLAQGEGRLVISAAKPNQRSWEDPTIGHGIFTHHLLEALKGKADMDNDGYVSIWEVYKYLEREVSQSARCLAKSIQEPLFCGDMAKDIFLTADAQRIAKLAFQRSEAERRCREEIQLKRRKLFDLYDRGEFPSDAYQEAMSLIDKPLTEMTTKDSKLAKNLEALLKDGLSAEVYLENRDSIRSQMERKDSDRSPVQPPPQDTKSPGLKPPKTEMKYCIHCGTQINLQNKFCINCGWSIQ